One segment of Belonocnema kinseyi isolate 2016_QV_RU_SX_M_011 chromosome 7, B_treatae_v1, whole genome shotgun sequence DNA contains the following:
- the LOC117176700 gene encoding uncharacterized protein LOC117176700 yields the protein MRDPFATGIRDESTRFEFFKSKEITFDQALEEALAREEATQNSVGAAQTLVSRSHKQESFALGQKRQNKNQKKQSSSEVKCYCCGKAGHETNECKYRDRKCDFCHRKGHLERACIRKMKLSNKFLEENSSSSSSESEEEISDQGSGSGPSRSSNFIDFHNINSEKQKLTVIRIKRYGGKSVAYGRFHGATSKKGEAQAQHIDTILEIASSCKRLYVIESEFSEFSYLE from the exons ATGCGAGATCCGTTTGCGACGGGCATTCGAGACGAATCAACgagattcgaattttttaaaagcaaagaaATTACATTTGATCAAGCACTCGAGGAAGCATTAGCGAGAGAAGAGGCGACACAAAATTCCGTCGGAGCAGCTCAAACGCTAGTGAGTAGAAGCCATAAACAAGAGAGTTTCGCTTTAggtcaaaaaagacaaaataaaaatcaaaaaaagcaGAGTTCTTCGGAAGTTAAATGCTACTGTTGTGGAAAAGCGGGGCACGAGACAAACGAATGTAAATATCGCGACAGAAAATGCGACTTCTGCCACAGAAAGGGACACCTCGAACGAGCCTGTATCAGAAAGATGAAATTGTCGAACAAATTTCTGGAGGAgaacagcagcagcagcagcagcgaGTCGGAGGAGGAGATCAGCGACCAGGGCAGCGGGAGCGGCCCATCGCGTAGCAGCAACTTCATTGACTTCCACAACATCAACTCAGAG aaacagAAATTGACAGTGATACGAATCAAAAGATACGGTGGAAAATCAGTGGCTTATGGCAGATTCCATGGGGCTACTTCGAAAAAG GGGGAGGCACAGGCACAACATATCGATACAATTCTGGAGATTGCAAGTAGTTGTAAGAGATTGTATGTCATTGAAagtgaattcagtgaattcagtTATCTCGAGTGA